The genomic interval GCaaactttaccttcaaaatGTAATCGTAACCCAATGATAAATACAATAAGCACCTCCCAACAACGATAAGTCTCGACGGGTATGTGAAGTCTTCGGTAGAAAACTAATTAAATGCCCCGTATAGTTGAAAGAAGTATGCGACTAAAGGAAAGAGGGTtgtttaatggaaaaaaaattaacatttagtTAATGGTTGGGAAAACCTAGGCGAGACCAGTATTATCTGATGACACTCGACAGCGGGATTAAAGGTCtgaaatattcaagaaaattGCTCTACAATGATTTTTTCCCAAACAGCAGACATTTGTatgggaaaattatttttaagatggTATGGTTGGAATAGACAGCGGCCtaattttgttctattttgtacttccaaaaaaaaacagtgtttaacagttttttttttaaaataaagattcACTTCAGAATCCATCAGCAAATTAGCTGGTTGTACCCCACATAGATTTATCACCATAGGTGATGTGTTTAACACACTAAATTTGTCGCTTCCGTCTTTAGTTCGTTATAAGCTATTAAACGAGCTCATTGGACAATATTTATCCGGCGCTAGAAAACAACTTCCTCTGGTCtaagaaatacatttattatACAAATCAAAGTTAGTTAAGTAATGGTCTTATCGTGCGgcgttttcaaaaacgttgcgAAACGCAAGCCTCCTTCATATCGTAAAGGAAAGCTATTTTCTCGTGTCACTAgtaaaaaattctcaccaaaaGGAAAGCGtctttaaagatatttttttgagCCGCTTATAAAATTCTTTGCTTTTGTTGTAGAAAAAAAGAACCTTCGTCAGAGAAATGGACGCCAATAGCAGTTGGAGCACAGTTTTCGCAGTTATCAAGTTTGTGGTTTGCTTCTTTGGAATTATTTTAAATGGCTTAGTAATTTTGACAATTTGCAAGAACCTCCGTCGTTCATCACCACCAAGCTACCTCATTCTCAGTATTGCGGTGAGTGACCTCGTTTCTTGCTCAGTGGCCATTCCATTTTCGATTGCATTTTACTTCCAGAAGCAATGGCCGTTTGGTATGGCTGGATGTAAAGCTCACGCCTTCATGATTTTCCTTCTGGCACTCGTTTCCATCACCCACTTGGCTGTAATTTCGGTGGGGAAGTTCCTTACCATAACTAGATCTCTTTCCAGAGATTCATACTTCAGCAAGAGGACGGTCTTATGGATAGTCTTTGGCTCTTGGATGTATTCTTTAGTCTTCAGCGTGCCACCGTTATTAGGTTGGTCAAGATATGGGTTGGAAGGAACCAATGAATCATGCTCGATCATCTGGGAATCGAAAGTTCCTAGTGACAAGGCGTATTTTGGAATAATATTCTTTGCTTGCTACGTTTTACCTATCACACTTATTGCATTTTGCTATTACAAAATTCATAAAGTTTCTAGTCATGTCGTCGAAACTTCTCTACAAATAAATAGGGTGGCCATGACTATGTCTGAAGCTCTGTTGAAAAAACATCGTAAATCGGCCATGTACTTTTTAATTATCATagcagttttccttttctcgTGGTCTCCTTATGCCATCGTATCCTTCATGACAATTTTCGGGGGAAGCGTTGATGCTGTTGCTACCAGTGCATGTAGCGTTTTCGCAAAGACATCATTCCTTGTCAACCCAATGCTGTATGCCATTGTGTCGCGGAAGTTTCGACGCCGAATGATTCAGGCGATTCCCATAAACAGACCAAATCGAGTGGTTGTTCCTGCAGATGCTTTTCACCTAACGTCTGTAGCACTAGCTCTCTAAGTGCTATATTCCTTGACCGAAACCCCGATTGACTCCTGATTTGTAAACAAACCGGCTCGATTGGTATCACCAGATGATCACCATTCAATTTACAAGCACTTATTCTCTAAACATTATCTCTTAAGGTACCATAATACATTGGACCAACCAGTGCTATCGTGACTTCATATTTTATTGTTGACTAAGCATTCTTATACAAGGAAAGCATAAAACTTGCCTAACATTTCCTATAGTTTTGCGTGCACTCTGCTACTATTACACGGTATTGGGTGTAATAGTtcgatttttaaaattctctttctGAAATGTTGAAAATTAACACGAGAAAACTAGTTTCTGATAGCATTTCCTATTTCAACGTTAGAAATGTTCCACGATCATTGCTTTGCTTAGGTTAATACAATGAACGTATTCCTTTCTCAAATATCTTATTACCTCCTCAATCCTGAGAATTGTAAGATTAATTTTTGGTGtcctcagtattttttttaaacgtaaGTATTGTAATGGAGGTGTTATTACTAGTGTTTAGTGTTTTATTCAGCAATAATaattgtcaaacaaaaatagtgCAATGAAGGCCACTATTGAAATGTAGGTGAGAAAGTGTACTGAGAACTGAAAATATTATTCTGTAGAAATTGTTCAAATTGTAATATTGTAATAACAGTTTGACTTGACGCCTGTGGACGTTGAAAGCAGAGCATTTGTAAAACCTTTAATGAGTATCATGGTATATTATCCTTATTTGTGATGAGAAAATTTGCCATCAGTTTATCGCTTGAAAAATTCGCGTCAAAAGTTGTGAGGTTATCAGATCGAGGTAACATATAGAAATAACTATTGTTGGTATTTGCTTTCGATGGATTTTTATGATAGATAAACCTTTGCTTTGTGGGTATTAAGTCTAGTTTTGAAACCTACCCATCTTGGAGACTGAATGGCTCACATTTTTAT from Pocillopora verrucosa isolate sample1 chromosome 14, ASM3666991v2, whole genome shotgun sequence carries:
- the LOC131775706 gene encoding melanopsin-like — protein: MKKRTFVREMDANSSWSTVFAVIKFVVCFFGIILNGLVILTICKNLRRSSPPSYLILSIAVSDLVSCSVAIPFSIAFYFQKQWPFGMAGCKAHAFMIFLLALVSITHLAVISVGKFLTITRSLSRDSYFSKRTVLWIVFGSWMYSLVFSVPPLLGWSRYGLEGTNESCSIIWESKVPSDKAYFGIIFFACYVLPITLIAFCYYKIHKVSSHVVETSLQINRVAMTMSEALLKKHRKSAMYFLIIIAVFLFSWSPYAIVSFMTIFGGSVDAVATSACSVFAKTSFLVNPMLYAIVSRKFRRRMIQAIPINRPNRVVVPADAFHLTSVALAL